A genome region from Trichosurus vulpecula isolate mTriVul1 chromosome 5, mTriVul1.pri, whole genome shotgun sequence includes the following:
- the MRPS33 gene encoding 28S ribosomal protein S33, mitochondrial, translated as MSSLSEYAVRMARLSARIFGEVASPTDSKSMKVVKLFSEQPLAKRKETYDWYPPHNTYFALMRKLRFFGLYRDEHQDFKEEQMRLKKLRGKGTPKKGEGKRSAAKK; from the exons ATGTCATCCCTTTCAGAATATGCCGTGCGAATGGCTCGCCTGAGTGCTCGAATATTTGGAGAAGTTGCCAGCCccactgattccaagtccatgaAAGTAGTAAAGTTATTTAGTGAACAGCCTTTGGCCAAAAGGAAGGAAACTTACGATTGGTATCCCCCTCACAACACCTATTTTGCTCTCATGAGGAAACTCCGTTTCTTTGGTCTTTACAg AGATGAACATCAAGATTTTAAGGAAGAGCAAATGCGACTAAAGAAGCTTCGTGGAAAAGGCACaccaaagaaaggagaaggaaaacgATCAGCTGCAAAGAAATAG